AAGGTGTGTGAGGGACCACATTAAGTATTAGTCTTGGGTTACTGCTGTCCTATCCAGATGACTAAAGTTAAGTGTGCAGATTTGCAGCTACAGTTAACGTACATAAGACAGCAATCCCATGGCAATACATACAGTATTGATGTGAGCATGGTTTGACTTAAGTTTCATGCTTGTCGTcacagaatttaatttaaatatgccATTATGTCTCATATGTTCAAATTTGTTCTGATAGGACATACATCACTTGCTATTCCAACTGGCTTGTGAGCTGGTTCCACTGCTGTCTCTTCCAGCCTGACGAAGCAACGAGGGCCTCTtgaagatattttcattttcttcattaagtGAAGGCTGCTGCTTGACCATGCTGAGCAGATATTTTGAGATCATTGACCATGGTATCTCTGTATCttttttaactgtgtttttcCATATACTGTGCATCATCCATGGTGCAAAGattcttttttctctatttccttcatttacaaaatgttctttaatgAAGATTTTGCAACAGCTGCCTACCCTAAAGACCACAAATCTGCTTGGCTGCAtatagcttcttttttttttttttttctgaaattagatAGTTAAGAAGTGGCAGACTAACTCTCATTGGTGAAATTTCAAGCTCTTAATGGTATTGGGTAAGAAATGTCATAATATGacactggtaaaaaaaaaaggcttcttcCTTCTCAGTGTGTTTGATGCCTAGGATGCACAAGAATTGTCTGCACTGATGCAACCACTCAAGCAAGTATGCAGGAGTccatagaggaaaaaatggttCAAGAATGACAATACAGTGACTGTCTACTGAGCAAGACACCAAGTAAGTGCTACAAAACTGTGTGTGTAAATGAGTGCAAAAGCAATTCCCTAGCCACTGGTTACTTAACAGCTACAGCTCAGAGAGAAAACATCTCATCCAGACCTGTAAAACATCTCTGCTCAAAACTAAGTTTTTAGCATCTGAAAGTCTGGTAACCTGATGCAGATATAAAAGTTAGTAAGATGTAATTATTGTCTGAATCTTCAGAATTGAGTTCTACCCAACATGTAACATATTTTCACAACAGATCTAACTTTGATCCACATGGAAGGTGACATCTTTGATGCTTAAAGTATCTCAGAAGTCACAAAAGCCCTTGCTGTTTAATTACTGATTGTTCTTAACCTGTAACTAGTTTCAAGCTTATGCAATGGAGACATTTGGACTCTGGCTGCCGCTGCAatacaacacaacacaacacaacagcTCACAGGCACCAGGACGTAAAACCTAAGCAAGGAGCTGAAAGGGCAGTGCTCGGTACTGAGCTAAACTGCACCTACGAGAGCACAGCAAAGAGAGCAAAAACTTCTTCTGGGTGCTCTGCAAATACGTGCACAATCAAGTGTTCAGCTAAGCCTGAGTAACCTGTCTGCAACTGTTATTCTCAAAACTCTCGTGTCTTCTTCAAGGGAGCCTCTCAGCAGACTCCCTACCAGAGCTAGGTGAGCAGATATTAGCTCTCTGTCAAATACTAAACTTTTCAAATATCTTTTGCCAAGATGGAGGAAATACTGATGTGTTTACgttaaaacaatgttttaataaaCAGCAGCATAAAATAATCAGTGTTTAATATCATCTCTGGCatgtgaaatacaaaaatgcacatatcttaattataaaatagcctttgtaattacattttcatgCTTGCCTAATTGAAATGCCCATAATTAATAAAACAATCATCAAGTAATACAGTGATTAAATGCATgcagtgaaaataaagaaaaatatttgtataaggTAGTGGCTGAATATCACCATAATATATTTCAAGAACATCTACatcaggttaaaaataaaaagaaacagaccAAGATATAAAATGCAGAGATgtattttcacttctgctgtACAAAACACCATCACACTTTTGtgcaaaagataaaaataaagtcatATTATACAACATTGTCAACTGAGCAAAAGATTGTTTTCATTGTGTACAATAAAAAATACTATTCAGTACAAAAGAGAGTGTGAAAAACCATAATGTACACAGCACTTTTGTAACTCATTAAAGTGGTTTCAAATGAATAATCTAGATTGCTTATACCTGAATGAACTTTAGTAATTACACAAGTGATATTTCTAGGATGAAAATTAACACTAATTCACATTATTAGAATTGATAGACTAAATTGCTATCAATGGATTTGCTGCCTGATGGAATGTGAGTTTCCCTTCTTTGGGGTTACTGGAGTCATAATCACTGAAATTACGTATCGAtctgaaacaataaatattCCTGGGAAAACTGATTGTCATATATAAAATTGTGGTTTGGAGCCTTTCCATTAAACAGTTGCATAGCAACAAAAGGATATAAAATTTCCACTTTAACTACGtataaaaattatgaaatgtTATCTTTGAATAAGTTGATCCAggttctgaaattaaaatactttaatttcatttcctttaagGCAATTTCTTACAACTCCAGCCATCTTTAGCAGCCAATATTGAATGATTTTTGTAGACTGCAAGTCGATAACTCAAACTATTGTGCTGTCatataaaaagacttttttggTCTGAATCTGAACTCAGACTCCCAACTTAACAAAAGACCAAAATCCTACCTGAAGTAAATTATTCAGCTCTCAGATCACATACTTGAAACATAATCCTTGACTGcaaaatttacaaatattttaactagCTATTGGAACTGAAATTGCACACCCAGTAAATCGCCGAATATTTGCATCTCCtaaaaagagacaaatattaaaatatgttttcagtaTAAAAAAGTTTCTGTGATTTAAACCACATCAGATGCttaaaaagctgtgaaaaagcatatgataaaatgtttttattctaaaaaatctccccctcccctttttgaGTTGTCGGTGGCACTTAACGAAACAATGAGTCCATTCACAAAGCTGGGTATTCATACCACAATGATCTTTGTCTGGTTGAGTCTGCCCATCCTGTTAAGCAGTTAAACTTCACAGAAGATACTTGCTGCAATGTCTGTTAAACAACCAGGAGaatctttaataaaatatttgaatataaatCTTTTCTACGACATTCTAGTTTGTATTGTAAATAGTTATATTTACAAAGGCCTCGCTTATTTACAATTCAGCTGAAATCATAGATTCGTTAGGTCCATGGATGCTGGAGTCTCCTAAAAGGGAAGACTGCTTAGAGTCTATTTTGTACGGTTTTTgagttttgtttccaaaaactGTTATACCGATCCCTCCCGGATGACTAGGAATTGACATATGAGATAGCAAAGGGATATTTGCTTCCTGGTTGGATCCTGAAGACGGCAAACTAGTGACGTGACCTGTGCTGGTCGACCCACTGGCACTGCTGGGAGAGCGACTCTTTGGAGGAGGGCAGTGCTGGATCACCCGGGGTGGACCTTGCGGCTGATAGTGGGCAGCTGGGAAAGCAGCATATCCTGGTGGAATCGGGTACCCATTGATCGGAATATATCGTTGGTTTTGAGGTATCGGTGGTCCTATGAACCCGGCAATTTGGCCTTGTGGTATACCTTGGGCTGGAAACATGTAGTTAGGGTACCTAGGATTACTTAGGTTACTCACTGGACTTGCACTGAGGGAAGTTGTTTGCGTGGTGGCATTCCCACCTGAGGGGGTGGTAGAACTAGTGTGACTTGAAAGGCCCTCCCAGGAGCGCAGCCTGGCATGGATTTCTTTAAATCGTGGCCTCCGAGATGGCAGATCATGCCAGCACTCTGTCATCAGGCTATACATTCTAGGAGGACAGTCTTCAGAGCACGGCAGCAGTTGTCTTTTCCTGATCATCTCGATGACTTCTTGATTACTAAATCCATAATACGGTTGAAGTCCAAAGCTGAATATCTCCCATAAAACAACTCCAAATGACCAAATATCTGAATCGGAAGAGAATTTGCCGTACATAATGGCCTCTGGTGGCATCCAGCGAATTGGCAAGAGAGATTTGTTTTGAACTCTGTAATAATCTGCCGAGTAGATTTCTCTTGAGAGTCCAAGGTCAGAAATTTTCACATGAAGTTGTTCTCCAATTAAAATGTTCCGAGTAGCAAGATCTTTATGGACAAAAAAATGACTTGATAAGTACTCCATCCCCGCTGCAATCTGGACTGCAATATGTAGGAAATCCCCGTGGTCCAGGCTGGATTTTACTGTCCCGTCCTCGTCACTGCTACACCCAACATCTGAATGCGGCGATCGCATGATGAGGAACTCGTGTAGGTCTCCTTGGTTCATGTACTCGAAGAGCATGCAGACAGGTTGTTCCTGGGTCACAACACCTAAGAGGCAAACGATGTTAGGGTGATGGAGCTCGGCCATGAGAGATGCTTCTTGCTGGAACTCTGCCCACTGCTGGGGGTTGTTAAAGTCTTTTAGGGTCTTGATAGCAACAAGTTGAGCATGATCCATGCCTGGAAGGTAGAGATGTCCCTTGTAGATTTTGCCAAAAGCACATTCACCAAGTTCTTCCATGAAGCGCACAGCGGAAAGAGGCAACTCCTTAGCCTTACTCTGGGAAAGAAATGACAGTAAAAAGGtgttagaaaaacaaagctgaacacgtgtttttaaataaaagatcttTTCACACAGGAAGTCTGAAAGCCCTGCAAACCTATATgagagctcctggggctgcacacCCATGTGGCAGGGAACCTGTGAGAGATAGGCACTAGCGCAGCAGCCCCAGTTCAGTATCCTAACACCAGTATCCCAACATCTGCACAGTTCAGGGCTGAAAAATGCTTAATCTTACTCTGTACTCTGCTCCAAAACTAAATTTAGAATTACTTTTTACCCTCTGCACAAGATCAGATAAAAGTAGTATGTGTTAGATATAAATATACGCAGGAACCATCAGCATTTCAGCAAAAGCATTTATATACTTGGGCTTGGGCATTTATATACTTGAAACTGAATCTGACTGATTTCAGGAATTGAGTCAATTCACATACTTTAAGTTAAGTGCATGTTGAAGTGCTTTCTGGGCCCGCGCCTAAAGTTTTAGCAGaaaccct
The sequence above is drawn from the Anas acuta chromosome 8, bAnaAcu1.1, whole genome shotgun sequence genome and encodes:
- the ROR1 gene encoding inactive tyrosine-protein kinase transmembrane receptor ROR1 isoform X3; the encoded protein is MPTSSWNISSELDKDYFLTLDEPMNNITTTLGQTAELHCKVSGNPPPTVRWLKNDAPVVQEPRRISFRATSYGSRLRIRNLDTTDTGYFQCVATNGRKTVSTTGVLFVKFGPPPTASPGSSDEYEEDGFCQPYRGIACARFIGNRTIYMESLHMQGEIENQITAAFTMIGTSSHLSDKCSQFAIPSLCHYAFPYCDETSPAPKPRDLCRDECEILENVLCQTEYIFARSNPMILMRLKLPNCEDLPQPDSPEAVNCIRIGIPMADPINKNHKCYNSTGVDYRGTVSVTRSGRQCQPWNSQYPHTHTFTAIRYPELNGGHSYCRNPGNQKDAPWCFTLDENFKSELCDVPACDSKDSKEKNKMEILYILVPSVTIPLAIALLFFFICICRNNQKSSSPPVQRQPKHVRGQNVEMSMLNAYKPKSKAKELPLSAVRFMEELGECAFGKIYKGHLYLPGMDHAQLVAIKTLKDFNNPQQWAEFQQEASLMAELHHPNIVCLLGVVTQEQPVCMLFEYMNQGDLHEFLIMRSPHSDVGCSSDEDGTVKSSLDHGDFLHIAVQIAAGMEYLSSHFFVHKDLATRNILIGEQLHVKISDLGLSREIYSADYYRVQNKSLLPIRWMPPEAIMYGKFSSDSDIWSFGVVLWEIFSFGLQPYYGFSNQEVIEMIRKRQLLPCSEDCPPRMYSLMTECWHDLPSRRPRFKEIHARLRSWEGLSSHTSSTTPSGGNATTQTTSLSASPVSNLSNPRYPNYMFPAQGIPQGQIAGFIGPPIPQNQRYIPINGYPIPPGYAAFPAAHYQPQGPPRVIQHCPPPKSRSPSSASGSTSTGHVTSLPSSGSNQEANIPLLSHMSIPSHPGGIGITVFGNKTQKPYKIDSKQSSLLGDSSIHGPNESMISAEL
- the ROR1 gene encoding inactive tyrosine-protein kinase transmembrane receptor ROR1 isoform X1, whose amino-acid sequence is MQQPPRPGGGDGSLLLLPLLLLLRAGSRAELPDATQGANSSVVADFMPTSSWNISSELDKDYFLTLDEPMNNITTTLGQTAELHCKVSGNPPPTVRWLKNDAPVVQEPRRISFRATSYGSRLRIRNLDTTDTGYFQCVATNGRKTVSTTGVLFVKFGPPPTASPGSSDEYEEDGFCQPYRGIACARFIGNRTIYMESLHMQGEIENQITAAFTMIGTSSHLSDKCSQFAIPSLCHYAFPYCDETSPAPKPRDLCRDECEILENVLCQTEYIFARSNPMILMRLKLPNCEDLPQPDSPEAVNCIRIGIPMADPINKNHKCYNSTGVDYRGTVSVTRSGRQCQPWNSQYPHTHTFTAIRYPELNGGHSYCRNPGNQKDAPWCFTLDENFKSELCDVPACDSKDSKEKNKMEILYILVPSVTIPLAIALLFFFICICRNNQKSSSPPVQRQPKHVRGQNVEMSMLNAYKPKSKAKELPLSAVRFMEELGECAFGKIYKGHLYLPGMDHAQLVAIKTLKDFNNPQQWAEFQQEASLMAELHHPNIVCLLGVVTQEQPVCMLFEYMNQGDLHEFLIMRSPHSDVGCSSDEDGTVKSSLDHGDFLHIAVQIAAGMEYLSSHFFVHKDLATRNILIGEQLHVKISDLGLSREIYSADYYRVQNKSLLPIRWMPPEAIMYGKFSSDSDIWSFGVVLWEIFSFGLQPYYGFSNQEVIEMIRKRQLLPCSEDCPPRMYSLMTECWHDLPSRRPRFKEIHARLRSWEGLSSHTSSTTPSGGNATTQTTSLSASPVSNLSNPRYPNYMFPAQGIPQGQIAGFIGPPIPQNQRYIPINGYPIPPGYAAFPAAHYQPQGPPRVIQHCPPPKSRSPSSASGSTSTGHVTSLPSSGSNQEANIPLLSHMSIPSHPGGIGITVFGNKTQKPYKIDSKQSSLLGDSSIHGPNESMISAEL
- the ROR1 gene encoding inactive tyrosine-protein kinase transmembrane receptor ROR1 isoform X2, giving the protein MPISVCRRCSKASSNPRSASGANSSVVADFMPTSSWNISSELDKDYFLTLDEPMNNITTTLGQTAELHCKVSGNPPPTVRWLKNDAPVVQEPRRISFRATSYGSRLRIRNLDTTDTGYFQCVATNGRKTVSTTGVLFVKFGPPPTASPGSSDEYEEDGFCQPYRGIACARFIGNRTIYMESLHMQGEIENQITAAFTMIGTSSHLSDKCSQFAIPSLCHYAFPYCDETSPAPKPRDLCRDECEILENVLCQTEYIFARSNPMILMRLKLPNCEDLPQPDSPEAVNCIRIGIPMADPINKNHKCYNSTGVDYRGTVSVTRSGRQCQPWNSQYPHTHTFTAIRYPELNGGHSYCRNPGNQKDAPWCFTLDENFKSELCDVPACDSKDSKEKNKMEILYILVPSVTIPLAIALLFFFICICRNNQKSSSPPVQRQPKHVRGQNVEMSMLNAYKPKSKAKELPLSAVRFMEELGECAFGKIYKGHLYLPGMDHAQLVAIKTLKDFNNPQQWAEFQQEASLMAELHHPNIVCLLGVVTQEQPVCMLFEYMNQGDLHEFLIMRSPHSDVGCSSDEDGTVKSSLDHGDFLHIAVQIAAGMEYLSSHFFVHKDLATRNILIGEQLHVKISDLGLSREIYSADYYRVQNKSLLPIRWMPPEAIMYGKFSSDSDIWSFGVVLWEIFSFGLQPYYGFSNQEVIEMIRKRQLLPCSEDCPPRMYSLMTECWHDLPSRRPRFKEIHARLRSWEGLSSHTSSTTPSGGNATTQTTSLSASPVSNLSNPRYPNYMFPAQGIPQGQIAGFIGPPIPQNQRYIPINGYPIPPGYAAFPAAHYQPQGPPRVIQHCPPPKSRSPSSASGSTSTGHVTSLPSSGSNQEANIPLLSHMSIPSHPGGIGITVFGNKTQKPYKIDSKQSSLLGDSSIHGPNESMISAEL